Within Sorghum bicolor cultivar BTx623 chromosome 2, Sorghum_bicolor_NCBIv3, whole genome shotgun sequence, the genomic segment AATTCTTAGAGCTTCATTCTTAATATGGGCTCAAGAATGGACTTTGAGGTCACGGTGATACCTTTAGAAACATGGCAACTTCATTCAGTTCTCAGCACCAGCAATGACTCAACTTGTGAGTTTCCAGTTTTGACATCAGGATTTGGACGCTATTCTTGTCCTGGAACTGGAAGCTTGTTTTATGCATGTTTGGCTTATCAACCCGTGTTAACCATTCTAACCGGATAACCAACCCAACCCAATAAACTAATTAAAACCACAGCAATCTCACCGGCATATTTATTTTGGGTTGGTTTGCTTCCGGACCAGAAACCGGCAAACCCAGCCCATGAACAGGGTGACTAGTGGAGCCTGTTCATCGAACACGGCATGTCACAGGATGTGGTGCCACAACGATGTCCCTGTCGCTCCGCACCGATGTCGCACTCCCTAGCTTCCATCGTGTGGGCCACATGCCCACGCCacgtgctcactgatatccttCGCCAcgataaccacgttcttccgcccCTTAATAGCTTGCGACAACTCCTATTCCTAGATGCATGGCACACTCCAGGACACCACCACCTCTGACCGCGCGAGTACGCGTCGGAGAGAGCTGGACCTCGCTTGCATTTTGCACCTTGGTTGCGCTCCGGCTAGTGCTTCCCGATGAACCTCTACATGCATGGATGTCGCCGCACAAGGTCGTTTTCTCCCTCTGCGTTGTCAGGGTGGAACAACCCTGGCGCACGATGGCGTCATGGGTGTACCCATGGTCTGCGCCTTTTTTTGCTCTTCGACGTCATTTTGCGTGGAAGCCGGCCGTTCACGTCCGTTAGCATGCATGGAAGCAGGCGTCCGTTAGCATGTATGGAAGACTAGGAGACGCGCGTCTGTTAGCGTGGGAGACACCGTCCGTTCGCGTGGCGTGGGAGCGTGATTGATGTGGGCGGAAGACCCAAAGACAAGGGCAGTCCAGTCCATCGGACTCCTTCGAAGGCTAGCACGGAAGGAGCTCAGGACGTCATCTACTCCAGGTACAGAGGGAGTACTAATATTAAACGCACATtttcactttgttattttttttttatttttttaatacttACAGAAGTGGTgattttgatttatttttaaataattacaataaattatgtattataatagCACACTTTAGATCAGGTTTTTTAAGGGGATTGGCACAGATGGATAACTTGAATATAGATTCATGTGCTACTCTATATTCTCTTACACAATGCCAGAGGTAGGTAATATTTAGATTAAATGGATTTTATTATCAATGGTCATATACTTATGCTTTTTTAATAATTTCTAGTTATCAATGGTCATATACTTATGCCTCTAACGATTAACATGGAGGCTTCATTGGGACCTCTAGTTAGAATTTCTaggatttatcttttttttttctagcatGATATGCATTTAGCTAAAACCTGATCTTATGTTATGTAAGTTCGTTGTATCTTTTTTGTGATATATGATGAATCGATCCAGTTTTTAACTTTTAACCTAGTTGttacaatttttttaaatttctttttatttatttatgaaaaATTATTCTAGTCGATAATTTCAGCTTGCTTTATTGCACTTGAGATGTTGAATTTGTTATATTAAAGATTTTAATATGTGTATTGGTATTGTTGTATAATTGCTTAAAATTAAATTAGTAATGTTTATATTACATGATGGTTAACTAAAATGTATAAACTTATTTTTAAAAACAACTTAAAGATTTCATTATCATGGAATATCAACAGGACTACATGAAAAACACATAGTATTATGCTTACTTTTTACTTTAGAGTGTAGAAGTGTGTAATTTAGAAAAACTATACACTATAATATATGTATATTGGATTATTTTTCACGATTAAGTTATATTGGTACTTACATGTTTTGTTTGAtagatatttttatttattttcataatGCCTGAGGTGAATAATTTAGATGCAGATCAAAATGTATTGCATTATGTTATGTTTGATACATATATGAGTCTTTCAAATGCAAATTAATAGTTACTTTCCAATATCTTTTATAATTTAGATATGgataatttataaaaaaatattcaaaGGTTATTCTAGATTATCTTTCATAACTGCAGGGGTGGATTGTTTAGTTATAAATTTAGAAAGTTATTTTAAATTATCTTTCATAATGATAAAAATGAGCAAATTAGACGTAAACTTGCGGAATAATTTTAAATTGTTGTTCATACCTTAGACGTCAATTTAAAGATTCTTTAAAGTTATCTTTCAATCGATGAATAATAATGGAAGCAGCTGGAAGCACAGGAACAGATGGATTTTTAGCTCACATAGTCGACAACTACATTGTTTTCTAGAAATCGTGTAAATTCTAGTACTATGCGCTTCTAAAATGTAGTATGTTCGTTTTGATTTTGCCTTAAGTTAGATCTTTTAACTCTAATCAAATTTGTAGCGCTACACATTCAGCTTTTTATACTCACTTCTTCCTAAATTATCAGTCTGTTTAGATTGGTATGTATCTTATTATACACTAtgggggtgtttagtttcccatttggatcAAAAAATTCTCACTATTCTGCagaatggaactaaacaccacCTAAAAATTTTGGCAAAATGGTAACTATTTACATTCTAGATTTTGGCATcagcagaaaaaaaaaacaaaaaacagaaAGCAGCTCCTTAGCTACCCCCACCCGCACCCGCCCGTTCACTTGCGGTTCTGCAATCGCGAGCAAGCAGCAGGCAGCGCTTGTATTGTTGGCCGCAAAGCTTCTGCCAGCATGCATGGGTGCCAATTAATGAGGACAAAATAAGATTTTTACTTTTTGGTATTTTGGTATGGAGGGAACTAAACACCTTTGAAAAAAATTtgccattttatattttattattctaaatttttttaagattttgtaTTTTGCATTTTACGAAAACTAAACACCCTATGTATAGATAGCCGGCCGAACTTGTGCCGTCCTCAATTTTACTGTGATTAACTCTTTTATTAGAGTACATTTTAACGCGATGTACAGACTTCACACGGTCGCGGCAGTTCACCAACTCACAATTTTtcgtttttttaaagaaaagaaCTCACGATTAGGGGCACCTCTGCTCCGGCCCCTTTGCAGCCCATCTCAGACTAGTCCGGTTCAACCTTTGACGTGGCCCGGCCCAAGGGCCAGGCCGTTCGGCTCGGTTTGCGTGAAATATGTTTGTGCTGTTCGTTTAAGCTTACCTGGTGTCATCAATCAttcaatagtattttttttctcataaaAATCAGTAAATAGTATTTTAAACATAGCTTATTAGCCAAACAAACGAGCTGTGTCGAAAAGTCATCAGTCCTTTCATCCATCCGTTCCGGCCTCTTGCGAAACACACATCAATCTACTATACTACTCTATCAGTTGTAACAGGACGATTCAATGGACACGATCGTGTGCAGTGTGCTCCATCAAGACTTTTCTACAGGAACACTTTGGGCTCGCCGTGGGAGTGAGCAGTAAGGATGACTCATCACTATATAGTATACAGTATTTTCCATTGATCGTACGAAAACAAGGTTAAGAAATCCTAGTTTTGCTGCAACAAAAAAGCTCGACTAGCTTTGCCAAGTCCCAACCAAAGCCTGAGCTGCTTCGGCGTCGCTGGTCTGAAAAGATATAACTGAAAATTCTGTTGGCtgacagaaaaaaaaacagcttataACAAGCGAACTGGCTTATCGAGACATCAGTACACTCATGTTTGACTTAGGGAAAAAAAGGGAGCTTATAAAAAAACGGCTTCTCACATTACTTAACCACAACCTTTCCCTCTGATCTGATATACTCCACATTGCAGCCACGTTCACAGCACACTCATATTTGACTTAGGGAAAGGACGATAACATCACAAGACCCTTGCGTAAACACAAGCGTCATCGACTCATCGTCAAGTGGAGTTCAAGTTACATGAAAGCTAGCACCGAGTTTCTGCAGATACCTAACCAAAGGGTCACCAGACATCAGTTCAGGTGCAGATAACTGGTTTAACTACCCAGATTACATGCCAGTGGCATCACATCATCTAAAAGCTAATCAAACTACTAGCTTGATACATATTTTATCAGTACAAAGACTGAAGCATTTCTAGCAACTAGTCGATGCAGTGTCTAGCACGACATCCATCTGGCCATGCACTGAACCTAGTGTGACATCCATCTGGCCATGCACTGAACCTAGTGTGACATCCATCTGGCACTGGTAGCGCATGCAAGTAGTAGCATGACACAAAAGGAGCTGAAACATGCAGATTAAGCCCTGCAAAAGTTGAAGAATAAATGAGAAAAGGAGGTTGTTTGATGCAATATGAATATTGACTTTCATTGAGTTGCTAGATCAGTATTCAGTATGGTTTAAGTAGGGAATACAATACATGTCCAATGATTAAAGCTATATTTATGTGCAACACTATGGAAACCGTTTCTCATCCTTAGCCCTTTAGGCATCTAACGACATCTTAAGATTGCAGAGCACAGCATTGATGATCAAGGATGCAAACCAACCAGTACTGTGTACTGTAGATGACATTATGACAAATGTACTTCCCAGCACCAGAGCAATAACTAATTAATAACCACAAGAACACCTCTTAAACCAGAACTATCTACTCTTGTTTAAGTGCCAAACAGTAGATCCACGAACTTCATACTGCGAAGCAACTAATAGTGGATAGGGGAAAAAAAATCAGCGTAATCATAGTCATTTGGTTTGTTGCTTGTTTCACAAATTGAGCCCTGGGTGCTTATTTGTGTTAGCATCTTTTGTATGTGATAGGTGGTCAGATCTGACTCTTTAAAACTCTTTGTAGTGCCATTGCTAAATGGTAATGAAATTCAGGTTTCTCTTTTGTGGTGGAAAAAGGAAGAAAAAACAGTCTTTGGGTAGAAGTTCACAAGTTCAGTATAAAATCAGCATGATAGACTTGTGAACGCGATACACACAAGCAATAAGCTCATCACTACTTAACCATTGGTACCAGACAGGAAATAGAAAACCTTTGCTTTTCTACTACACAAACATCATCagtacaaaaaaaaattaatcagAATTATACCTACTTATTATGCAGTCGGTTGGAGAGCGAATCACTTACAGTAACCTATATGCGGAAACATTCCCCAacactaaaacttatatatgaTATATAATACTGTCCCCGCTCCAAATTGTAAGACGGTTTGGCTTTTCAAAATACATAGCTTTTGTTATGCACTTAAATATatactatgtctagatacataataaaaacaatgtatctagaaaaggtaAAACGTTTTacaatttggaacagagggcaTAACAAACCACAAAACACTAGAGCACAATGCTGTTGAACAACGTTTCAAGGGAAAAAAGGTACATAGCTTAAGAGGGAGGGGGATTCACAGGCTTTCCAATTACACCACCATCCACCAAGCAAAAACACATAAAGAAACTATCTAAACAAGAATTACCTGTCAGACCACCAACAGTAAAGCAAAAGAAAGGATATATAAAAAAGTCAACAATGAAGGACACAATGTTGACGTAACTACAATAAGATATCTAATAAATGGGAAAGCAAACAAATCTAAAATGCCTTCACATTAAGGGCCCCAATGCCTCTAAACAGCAGCGCATACAAAGAAATAAAATGTGAGCAAGCTTACCATTTCATATAGTAGGTAATGAAAGTGATGGTGGGTAACCAATATATTGGCCTACCCTAGGACAGAAGCCACTGTGAATAATCCCTCGAACCCTCTGAACCTGCCTAGTCTTGAAGTCCAGCGAAATACAAACAGACCCTTCAGATTTATGTTCACGTGCTCCTTGCAATAGTAATTTCCCATCAGCAACACCTAGAATGTTGAAGCTACACGAGCTATACAGTGAGACTGTATTCTCCAGCACCCACTCACTGGCACCCTCACCATGAATTTGGTTGCTTGCACTAAATAGTTGGACTATGCGGTATTCATCGCAAGTATTATCACCAAGCATGAACATCCCCAGTCTGCTTTCTCCTAACTCCACAACAGCAAATTTCCCAAGCCTGTGGCTGGATGGATGAGTGACAGGGTAGAACTCCATCCTACCCACGTCTAGCACAATCAGCTTGCTGCGGAAGGGGAATTCCGACAAACTCCAGTAGAAACAGCCATATGCATAGCTGCGACACAGCAAGGGGGAGTGCTTAAGCTTAATGACAGGAGGCATGGCAGGGTTCAGATCACGCCAACTGCTAGATGCAAGGGCTCGCCACTGCCAGCTAGCCGAGGAGAATATGAATGCCACTAACTTAGTCGGGCACAGGGCCATCCAAATCACGCTGAACGCCTCCGGCTCTCCCTCTGCCTCTTCCTCGCTGCAGGGAGCAAGGAAAacatcgcacctacgctcaCCATTCACTTCGAGCGGCTGCTCGACTGCCGCGGCCAAGTCTTGGGGGAGTGGCGGGAGAACTACGTGGCGGCGGAACAAGGGGTCGCAGACCGCTATGGTGGTGAATGTAGAACCTGTATCGTCGTCGCAGTCGAGGACGAAGCGGCCGCCGCGGGCGTCCCGGACCATCCAGAAACCCTTGGTGGGAAGGAACGAGAACTCGAAATCGGCAGCTTCAGCGACGGCGCTGGCGGCGCGCGCCGAGGGGTGTGGCGATTCCGCGGGGTGGAACAACGAGGAGAAGGAGAGGAAGCCGAGCAAGGACGGCGGGTGGAGCGCGTGCAGGCGGCGGAGGAAGGAGTGGCTGGTGATGACGCGGCGGAACGCGGGGCAGGACGCGCAGGCGCGGCCCAAGTCCTCGAGGGTGGGGAGCCGGATGAACATCTCTGCTAGCATGTCGTCGCTGAAGGGCAGCGCCtcacccgccgccgccagcgACGCCATCGGGAGCCGGGGCCGGTGAGGCTTTGGGAATGGGGGCTAGGGTTTTGGCGACAGCTGGGAGAGGCAATTGGGGGTGGTTGGAACTCTTGGAAGGAATGGGGATTTGGGGGTTATTACAGAGAGTGAGTATGATCGAGTTCGATTTGTGTaagtttaggctttgtttagttcacaccaaaaactaaaaaattttcaatattttttatcatatcgaatcttacggtacagtttgcttgtaaatcgcgagataaatcttttgaacctagttattccataattggacaataattgtcaaataagaccttgtttagttcaccataaaaaccaaaaacttttcaagacttCTTGTCACATTGAATTTTGCGACATATGTATAGAGTAAACTAActgcatagtttgcctgtaaatcgtaagacgaatcttttaaatctagttactccataattggacaatgtttatcaaataaaaataaaagtgctacaatgtcaaaatctaaaaacttttcggatctaaacaaggcctaaaaacgaAAACAGTACAAAAAACCAAAGAAATTTCAAGATTCAAGTTTggacaagatattttacaagATTGTGTATCAAcatatcatctacatgtgtgattttttttatgaatttagaTGACTTTTTTGTCATTGTTTGCACGGGTTTTCACGAAGCctgtagtttctactagatatgTTCCCCTTTTGGCACACGTGCATACCTTGTTTGTTTGCCTTGATAAATTGTATATGAGGTTTTGTTAGGCCATcctctctctttattaatacaGTGTTACATTTAGATATTGAATATATATAAAACTCTGGTGAAACAATATTGAGACTGATCAATAGCCTTTTCTTTCCTGTCATTCTATCGCTCCGCACGGTCCCATATCTTTTTATTACCTACTATATAATGGCACAGGTGGGTAATTTCCTAAGAAATAAAATaggtctgattttttttttaccagTTGGGGCATAGGCGTGGCCAACCAAGTAAATGTGACCTTCTAATTACGATAGGTGATGTAAAAAAAAACTTACGATAGGAAAAATTCAATATTTTTGTCGTATATGTAGATTTAggctatatttttttattaactaAATACTGGCGCATGTAGGTAATTTTGTAGGATACTAAATAGATCTAATGGTTATCGTTGGCTAGCTACGTTCTTTTGATTTGATGGCTGGATGTTTCTGATTAatgtgagaatttatagtatttgtcttttttttctatCCATCTAGTGAGAATTAACGTGAAGCCTCTGTTAGGGTCTCAATAGCAAGATGGACTATCTGAGGGATGTCATAACTATATTTTGCTTCCTCGTGTCCTGTTTGGCATAGCTATAGCTTTCATACTACTGtgtgtggaggaggtggagtcaGTGAAATTTTACAGCTCAGTGATTTCTTGTTGAAATTTTACAGTAACAATTAACTGAAATTTTACAGTTCAGTGAttctacttaggccttgtttagttcacaccgaaaaccaaaaaattttcaagattccccgtcacatcgaatctttcgacacatgtatgaagcattaaatatagacgaaaataaaaactaattgcacagt encodes:
- the LOC8055533 gene encoding uncharacterized protein LOC8055533, producing the protein MASLAAAGEALPFSDDMLAEMFIRLPTLEDLGRACASCPAFRRVITSHSFLRRLHALHPPSLLGFLSFSSLFHPAESPHPSARAASAVAEAADFEFSFLPTKGFWMVRDARGGRFVLDCDDDTGSTFTTIAVCDPLFRRHVVLPPLPQDLAAAVEQPLEVNGERRCDVFLAPCSEEEAEGEPEAFSVIWMALCPTKLVAFIFSSASWQWRALASSSWRDLNPAMPPVIKLKHSPLLCRSYAYGCFYWSLSEFPFRSKLIVLDVGRMEFYPVTHPSSHRLGKFAVVELGESRLGMFMLGDNTCDEYRIVQLFSASNQIHGEGASEWVLENTVSLYSSCSFNILGVADGKLLLQGAREHKSEGSVCISLDFKTRQVQRVRGIIHSGFCPRVGQYIGYPPSLSLPTI